In the Clostridium cellulovorans 743B genome, ACAAATTAACTGCTGTAGGAAACATTAAGCAAGCCTTTGTAAATACAACAATAATAACTTTAATATATTGTGTTTTTGCATTATTCGTAAGTTCTTTAGCAGCCTACGGTTTTGAAAAATTCCAAAGTAAATGGAAAGATAGGATATATGGAGTATTAATTTTAATCATGATGGTGCCTTTCGCAGCACAAATGATCCCTCTATTCCAAATGATAGCTAAAGTTGGACTTATAAATTCATATTTAGCTATAATCATTCCAGGAGGAGCTTCAATATTCTTAATATTCTTCTTTAGACAAAGTTTCAAGAGTTTCCCAACAGAAACAATAGAATCTGCTCGTATAGATGGTGCTAGCGAGCTTACTATATTCTTAAGAATAGTTGTTCCTCCTATGAAATCTGTGTTTGCAGCTGGAGCAATTTGGGCATTCATGAATCAATGGAATAACTACTTATGGCCATTGATTGTACTACAAACTGAAACATCAAAAACATTGACTCTATTCATATCAACAATATCTTCTGCATATGTTATTGATTACGGTCAATTAATGCTTGCAATAGTAATTGCAACTCTACCAGTAATAATAATATTCTTGTTGTTACAAAAACAATTCGTTGAGGGTATTACTGGTTCCTCAAAATAGACTCGTACCCCTAATAATAATTATTATATTGATAATTCACTTACAGTATCCCTATTGCTGTAAGTGAATTATTTGTTTATATTCAATTACTCTTAACTTTCTTGAACTTCAACACATCTTATTTTAATATTAGTGGGAAATTTTTTCTCAAGAAAATTAAATTTTAGACGAAATACTTTTAACCTGACATAAAAAAATTAATTAGTTACTAAACTGAGCATTTACTAGTTAATTAATTTATTTATCACCATAAGGACTAAGAAATAGTAGCCTCAATGAATAGTTATAACTTAATTAGTTCACCCTAAAAAAGCTACTCTTATATTAAACAAACTTAGTAACATAGCCACTATATAAACACTAATTATTTATATGAAGATTTTAAAATTACGGAGATATATATTATGGATAATAAAAAAGGAATTACTAGAAAAATAGCTTTGGCATTTGGTTCAATGACTATAGCATTAACCTTAATACTAACTTCTATATGGTATAGGGATACCACTAGAGTAGTAACAGATTTAGTTGAAACATATACCTATAAGCTTTTAGAAGATTCAAATAATAGCTTTGAAAACACCTTAACAAATAATC is a window encoding:
- a CDS encoding carbohydrate ABC transporter permease, which encodes MNKYRVAKKIQSIFTYTFLIIVAFLSLFPFYWIIVGSTNTTVDIAQGKLSFGSELFNNLNKLTAVGNIKQAFVNTTIITLIYCVFALFVSSLAAYGFEKFQSKWKDRIYGVLILIMMVPFAAQMIPLFQMIAKVGLINSYLAIIIPGGASIFLIFFFRQSFKSFPTETIESARIDGASELTIFLRIVVPPMKSVFAAGAIWAFMNQWNNYLWPLIVLQTETSKTLTLFISTISSAYVIDYGQLMLAIVIATLPVIIIFLLLQKQFVEGITGSSK